A genomic segment from Thermoanaerobacterium sp. PSU-2 encodes:
- the fusA gene encoding elongation factor G: protein MKDYKTQQIRNVGLVSHGGAGKTTLAEALLYNAKAIDRIGRVEDGTTVSDYDPEEISRQISISTSVIPIEWKDCKINVLDTPGYFDFFGEVISGLKAADSAVLVVCAASGVEVGTEKSFHMLEAEKLPTVVFINKMDRENADFYKTLDQLRNKFGNKVVPMTLPIGSEHSFTGYVDLITNKAYVYTQKGVQESDIPAEMEESASQYREELIEDIAENDEALMEKFFAGEELSKDELLKGLKEGVKSRDIFPVVCGSSLKNIGIDALLNIMTDVLPSPIEANKFKAEADENKPYSAFVFKTIADPFVGKLSIFRVVSGTVSSDSTVYNGTKKANEKIGQLYVLRGKKQIPVSKLVAGDIGACSKLQFTMTGDTLCDQAKQVEYGPIVFPEPTLALAIEPKAKGDEDKISNGLQRLQEEDQTFKVEKNVETGQVIVYGMGEQHIEVISKKLQSKFGVECVLTEPIIPYRETIKGKSKVEGKHKKQTGGHGQYGHVWIEFEPYKEGEFKFEDKIFGGAVPKQYIPAVEKGLRECIKEGVLAKYPVVNIKATLLDGSFHPVDSSEMAFKVAASIAFKKGMEEANPVLLEPIMHVEVTVPEEYMGDVIGDLNKRRGRILGMESKGDMEVVTAEVPQAEMAKYATDLRSLTQARGEFKMSFARYEEAPPAVAEKVIEARKKSQE from the coding sequence ATGAAAGATTATAAAACGCAACAAATAAGAAATGTTGGATTAGTTTCGCATGGCGGAGCTGGAAAAACTACGCTTGCAGAAGCACTACTGTATAATGCAAAGGCCATAGATAGGATTGGGCGCGTAGAAGATGGAACAACTGTATCTGATTACGATCCTGAGGAAATTTCAAGGCAAATCTCTATATCCACATCTGTAATTCCGATTGAGTGGAAAGACTGCAAAATAAACGTGCTTGATACACCTGGCTACTTTGATTTTTTTGGCGAAGTAATAAGCGGATTGAAGGCTGCCGACAGCGCTGTGCTGGTCGTTTGTGCTGCATCAGGGGTTGAAGTTGGCACTGAAAAGTCATTTCACATGTTAGAGGCTGAAAAACTTCCTACTGTGGTGTTTATAAACAAGATGGATAGAGAAAATGCAGACTTTTATAAAACTCTTGATCAGTTGAGAAATAAGTTTGGCAATAAAGTTGTGCCTATGACATTGCCTATTGGCAGTGAACACAGTTTTACTGGATATGTAGACCTTATTACGAATAAAGCATACGTTTACACCCAGAAGGGGGTTCAAGAATCAGACATTCCTGCTGAGATGGAAGAAAGTGCATCGCAATATAGAGAGGAGCTTATAGAAGATATTGCTGAAAATGATGAAGCCTTGATGGAGAAATTCTTTGCGGGAGAAGAGCTTTCTAAAGACGAATTGCTTAAAGGTTTAAAGGAAGGTGTGAAAAGTAGGGACATTTTTCCTGTAGTTTGTGGGTCAAGCTTAAAAAATATCGGTATAGATGCATTGTTAAATATTATGACAGATGTTTTGCCATCGCCTATTGAGGCCAACAAATTTAAGGCTGAGGCAGATGAAAATAAACCTTATTCAGCTTTTGTATTTAAGACGATAGCGGATCCTTTTGTAGGGAAATTGTCTATATTTAGAGTTGTTTCTGGCACTGTGTCTTCTGACTCCACTGTGTATAACGGTACAAAGAAGGCAAATGAAAAAATTGGACAGTTGTATGTATTAAGAGGAAAAAAGCAGATACCCGTTTCAAAATTGGTTGCTGGTGATATAGGAGCATGTTCAAAATTGCAATTTACAATGACAGGCGATACACTTTGTGATCAGGCAAAACAAGTAGAATATGGACCCATTGTATTCCCCGAGCCCACATTGGCTTTGGCTATAGAGCCTAAGGCAAAAGGCGACGAAGACAAGATAAGCAATGGACTTCAGAGACTTCAGGAAGAAGATCAGACGTTTAAAGTCGAGAAAAATGTTGAAACAGGGCAAGTCATAGTATACGGCATGGGGGAGCAGCATATAGAAGTCATATCCAAGAAACTTCAAAGCAAATTTGGAGTAGAGTGTGTTCTTACAGAGCCTATAATACCTTACAGAGAGACGATAAAAGGCAAATCGAAAGTGGAAGGTAAGCACAAAAAACAAACTGGAGGACATGGGCAATACGGCCATGTATGGATAGAATTTGAACCGTACAAAGAAGGAGAGTTCAAATTTGAAGACAAGATATTTGGTGGAGCGGTGCCAAAGCAATACATTCCTGCGGTTGAGAAAGGACTTAGGGAATGCATAAAAGAAGGCGTGCTTGCTAAGTACCCTGTTGTGAATATAAAAGCAACGCTTTTGGATGGCTCTTTTCATCCTGTAGATTCATCTGAGATGGCGTTTAAAGTTGCTGCATCTATAGCTTTTAAGAAAGGCATGGAAGAGGCAAATCCTGTTTTGTTAGAGCCTATAATGCACGTAGAAGTAACAGTGCCTGAAGAGTATATGGGGGATGTGATTGGAGACCTAAACAAAAGGAGAGGGCGCATATTAGGGATGGAGTCAAAAGGAGACATGGAGGTGGTGACTGCGG